One region of Eubacterium sp. 1001713B170207_170306_E7 genomic DNA includes:
- a CDS encoding GntR family transcriptional regulator gives MRKILYLDIVNDIKGKIEKGEMKPGDILPSEHELSEFYDVSRTTLRKSLALLVNENYIYTIPGKGNFVCEPTSNHYQFYFDEVDSLKGQIDEVKLIKVGVVSPGRRLMRELKVGSFDKVIRVQKAFYMGKDVVQYSNIYLPYQKGNPIVEDVINFANFHGIMEKAKLQFQLKKKLHIEIVKPAHEVRGYLKIPREESVFLISQCILSVEDGMPISYNEFYIRKDYFSIDAETVI, from the coding sequence ATGCGTAAAATTTTATACCTCGATATCGTAAACGACATTAAAGGAAAAATTGAAAAAGGTGAGATGAAGCCCGGCGACATCCTGCCGTCCGAGCACGAGCTGTCGGAATTTTATGACGTCAGCCGTACCACCCTGCGCAAAAGCCTGGCATTGCTGGTCAACGAGAACTATATCTACACCATACCGGGCAAGGGCAATTTTGTCTGTGAGCCCACCTCCAACCATTACCAGTTCTACTTTGACGAGGTAGACAGCCTGAAGGGGCAGATCGACGAGGTCAAGCTCATCAAGGTGGGCGTGGTATCGCCCGGGCGCCGGCTCATGCGCGAGCTCAAGGTCGGGTCCTTCGACAAGGTTATCCGCGTCCAGAAAGCCTTTTACATGGGCAAGGACGTGGTGCAGTACAGCAACATCTACCTGCCCTACCAGAAGGGGAACCCCATCGTGGAGGACGTCATCAACTTCGCCAATTTCCACGGCATCATGGAAAAGGCAAAGCTGCAGTTCCAGCTCAAGAAAAAGCTGCACATCGAAATTGTAAAACCGGCCCACGAGGTGCGGGGTTATCTGAAAATCCCGCGGGAGGAGAGCGTTTTCCTCATCTCCCAATGTATTTTGTCAGTGGAGGACGGCATGCCTATCAGCTACAATGAGTTTTATATCCGCAAGGATTACTTTTCCATCGACGCTGAAACGGTAATTTAA
- a CDS encoding cobalamin-dependent protein (Presence of a B(12) (cobalamin)-binding domain implies dependence on cobalamin itself, in one of its several forms, or in some unusual lineages, dependence on a cobalamin-like analog.), which yields MEKKLIEAVENIDEPLAIRQVKTLLASGENPKEISNDLNFALQRVANRYEKGEYYIADLIMAGELVSSLLKISGMESERSSREAPAGKIVVGTVFDDIHDVGKNIFVSMLHSEGLDVIDLGTDVPTEEFIRAIKKEKPQILGISGILTSVVENIRVVVEAITAAGLREDIRIILGGAIAGKEYARYVGADAFSSDAIEGVSICREWLTQE from the coding sequence ATGGAGAAAAAATTAATCGAAGCGGTCGAAAACATCGACGAGCCCCTGGCCATCCGCCAGGTAAAAACCCTGCTCGCATCAGGGGAAAACCCAAAGGAGATATCCAACGACCTGAATTTCGCCCTCCAGCGCGTGGCCAACCGGTACGAGAAGGGCGAGTACTACATCGCAGACCTCATCATGGCCGGCGAGCTGGTGTCCAGCCTGCTCAAAATATCCGGCATGGAATCCGAGCGCTCCAGCCGCGAGGCCCCGGCGGGCAAGATCGTGGTGGGTACCGTGTTTGACGATATCCACGACGTGGGCAAAAACATATTTGTCAGCATGCTGCATTCCGAGGGCCTTGATGTCATCGACCTGGGCACAGACGTCCCCACCGAGGAATTTATCCGGGCCATCAAAAAAGAAAAGCCCCAGATACTGGGCATCAGCGGGATACTGACCTCCGTGGTGGAAAACATCCGCGTGGTGGTGGAGGCCATCACTGCCGCCGGCCTCCGGGAGGATATCCGGATCATTCTGGGCGGCGCCATCGCGGGCAAAGAATACGCCAGATACGTGGGAGCCGACGCCTTTTCCAGCGACGCCATCGAGGGTGTCTCCATCTGCAGAGAATGGCTTACCCAGGAGTAG
- a CDS encoding fructose-1,6-bisphosphatase: MENFTKAELEKNKKYLELLSGNFPNITTAVGEVVNLTAILNLPKSTEHFLTDIHGEHEAFNHVMQNASGAIRRKVMDELGSTVSLEDLEELTTLIYYPSEKLDLIKKEKKGPYLDNWYELTIYRLVKVCRAAASKYTRSKVRKALPKDFAYVMEELLQEDEHRFNKKEYYNQIIASLVEYGRAEHFIIEISGVIKRLTTDHLHIIGDIFDRGPGPDVVMDTLMKHHSLDMQWGNHDILWMGAAAGSAACIANVVRIALRYANMDALETGYGINLLPLATFANRVYREDPCQQFTPKVSPDDIETDAEIMLMTRMHKAISIIQFKLEDQLISRHPEYEMDDRLVLRGISEDNKTVEVDGVVYELNDTNFPTLNHEKPWELSEEEQIVVDKLCYTFRHSEKLQKHIRFMYAKGSMYLVYNNNLLFHACVLLNEDGTFKVKKINNKYYSGRSLMDKYDQMAREAYFGDIEECPNKSDFLWYLWCNKDSPLFGKDKMATFERYFIDDKTPHKERYTPFYTRIDDNENIAVMILKEFGVDPVEGHLINGHVPVKAGSGESPIRANGKQLVIDGGFAKAYQKTTGIAGYTLTYNSYGLTLISHRPFESVDMAIREGVDIKSTRQVVETTLERKRVKDTDIGKTIQAQVHDLEMLISAYRKGIIKEKSY, encoded by the coding sequence ATGGAAAACTTTACAAAAGCCGAGCTTGAAAAGAACAAAAAATACCTGGAGCTGCTGTCCGGTAACTTTCCAAACATCACCACCGCCGTGGGCGAGGTGGTCAACCTGACGGCCATTTTAAACCTGCCCAAAAGCACGGAGCACTTCCTGACCGATATCCACGGTGAGCACGAGGCCTTTAACCACGTGATGCAGAACGCCTCGGGCGCGATCCGCCGCAAGGTCATGGACGAGCTGGGCAGCACGGTCAGCCTTGAGGATCTGGAGGAGCTGACCACGCTCATCTATTACCCCAGCGAAAAGCTGGACTTGATTAAAAAGGAAAAGAAGGGCCCTTACCTGGACAACTGGTATGAGCTTACCATTTACCGCCTGGTCAAGGTCTGCCGGGCCGCCGCCTCCAAATACACCCGTTCCAAGGTGCGCAAGGCCCTGCCCAAGGATTTCGCCTATGTGATGGAGGAGCTTTTGCAGGAGGACGAGCACCGCTTTAACAAAAAGGAATACTATAACCAGATCATCGCGAGCCTGGTGGAATACGGCCGGGCCGAGCACTTTATCATCGAGATCTCCGGCGTCATCAAGCGCCTGACCACCGACCACCTGCACATCATCGGGGATATCTTTGACCGTGGGCCGGGGCCGGACGTGGTCATGGACACCCTCATGAAGCACCACTCCCTGGATATGCAGTGGGGCAATCACGATATTCTGTGGATGGGCGCCGCCGCGGGCAGCGCGGCCTGCATCGCCAACGTGGTGCGTATCGCCCTGCGCTACGCCAACATGGATGCCCTGGAAACCGGCTACGGCATCAACCTGCTGCCGCTGGCCACCTTTGCCAACCGCGTATACCGGGAAGACCCCTGCCAGCAGTTTACCCCCAAGGTGAGTCCGGACGACATCGAGACCGACGCGGAAATCATGCTCATGACCCGCATGCACAAGGCCATCAGCATAATCCAGTTCAAGCTGGAGGACCAGCTGATCTCCCGCCACCCCGAATACGAGATGGACGACCGCCTGGTGCTCAGGGGCATCAGTGAGGACAACAAGACCGTTGAGGTGGACGGCGTGGTCTACGAGCTCAACGACACGAACTTCCCCACCCTGAACCATGAAAAGCCCTGGGAATTGAGCGAGGAGGAGCAGATCGTGGTGGACAAGCTGTGCTACACCTTCCGTCACAGCGAAAAGCTTCAGAAGCATATCCGCTTCATGTACGCCAAGGGCAGCATGTATCTGGTCTACAACAACAACCTGCTGTTCCACGCCTGCGTGCTGCTGAACGAGGACGGCACCTTCAAGGTCAAGAAGATCAACAACAAATATTATTCGGGCCGCTCCCTCATGGATAAATACGACCAGATGGCCCGGGAGGCCTATTTCGGCGACATTGAGGAATGCCCGAACAAGTCGGATTTCCTGTGGTACCTGTGGTGCAACAAGGATTCCCCGCTTTTCGGCAAGGACAAGATGGCCACCTTTGAGCGGTACTTCATCGACGACAAGACCCCGCATAAGGAGCGTTACACGCCTTTCTACACCCGGATCGACGACAATGAGAACATTGCGGTCATGATCCTCAAGGAATTTGGCGTGGACCCGGTGGAGGGCCACCTGATCAACGGCCACGTGCCCGTCAAGGCCGGCTCGGGCGAAAGCCCCATCCGCGCCAACGGCAAGCAGCTGGTCATTGACGGCGGTTTTGCCAAGGCCTATCAGAAAACCACGGGCATTGCCGGCTATACTCTGACCTACAACTCCTACGGCCTCACCCTCATCAGCCACCGCCCCTTTGAATCGGTGGATATGGCGATCCGTGAGGGCGTGGACATCAAATCCACCCGGCAGGTGGTGGAAACCACGCTGGAACGCAAGCGCGTCAAGGACACGGATATCGGCAAAACCATCCAGGCCCAGGTACACGACCTGGAAATGCTGATTTCGGCTTACCGGAAAGGGATTATTAAGGAAAAATCTTATTAA
- a CDS encoding DegV family protein has translation MSFEIVTDSSCNLPEDIIDRYGLHILSLRFLVGEKEYYSYTKGEITDLAQFYTMMRNKEEITTSQISSDICTRLFEGLLQQGKDVLYIGFSSALSGTYQVGYLALEALKEKYPDRKIYAVDTLGASLGEGLLVYHAANLRDAGKSIEDVNAWLLDNRLHLCHWFTVDDLFFLQRGGRVSGTVAIFGTLLNVKPVMHMDNEGRLIFVTKVRGRKRSLDALVERLDQTAINPSEQSIFITHGDCLEDAQYVAKKIEETYHPKEIVINWVDPVIGAHSGPGTVALFFLGTER, from the coding sequence ATGAGCTTTGAAATTGTAACAGATTCTTCCTGCAACCTGCCTGAGGACATCATTGACCGTTACGGTCTGCACATTCTGTCTTTACGCTTTTTAGTCGGGGAAAAAGAATACTACAGCTATACCAAGGGGGAGATCACCGATCTAGCCCAGTTCTATACTATGATGCGCAACAAGGAGGAAATCACCACCTCACAGATCAGCAGCGACATCTGCACCCGTCTTTTTGAAGGGCTGCTGCAGCAGGGCAAAGATGTTCTGTACATCGGGTTCTCCTCCGCGCTCAGCGGCACTTACCAGGTGGGATACCTGGCCCTTGAGGCGCTGAAAGAAAAATATCCCGACCGCAAGATTTACGCGGTGGATACCCTGGGCGCTTCGCTGGGCGAGGGACTTCTGGTTTACCATGCCGCGAACCTGCGGGATGCCGGAAAGAGCATTGAGGACGTCAATGCCTGGCTTCTGGACAACCGCCTGCACCTCTGCCACTGGTTTACGGTGGACGATCTGTTCTTCCTGCAGCGCGGAGGGCGTGTGTCCGGCACGGTGGCCATCTTCGGCACGCTTTTAAACGTCAAACCCGTTATGCACATGGACAACGAAGGCCGGCTGATCTTTGTGACCAAGGTGCGCGGCCGCAAGCGTTCCCTGGACGCGCTGGTAGAACGGCTGGACCAGACCGCCATCAACCCGTCCGAGCAGTCCATTTTCATCACTCACGGCGACTGTCTGGAGGACGCCCAGTACGTGGCTAAGAAGATCGAGGAAACATACCACCCCAAAGAAATTGTCATCAACTGGGTGGATCCGGTCATCGGCGCACACTCCGGTCCCGGCACCGTGGCGCTGTTCTTTCTGGGAACCGAACGGTAA
- a CDS encoding YegP family protein gives MGKFVIKPVKSGYTFHLKARNGEVIATSEVYSSLTTCKHGVESVRKNAEGAHLEDQTAKEPVPAKNPKFEMYQDKGGKYRFHLKASNGEIIAVSAGYKEKGSCLKGIESVRRNAPEAEVIVEEA, from the coding sequence ATGGGAAAATTTGTTATCAAACCGGTTAAGTCCGGTTATACCTTTCATCTGAAAGCCAGAAATGGCGAGGTGATCGCAACGTCTGAGGTGTATTCCAGCCTGACGACCTGCAAGCACGGCGTCGAATCTGTCCGCAAAAACGCGGAAGGCGCGCACCTGGAGGATCAGACCGCCAAGGAGCCTGTCCCCGCGAAAAATCCAAAGTTTGAGATGTACCAGGATAAGGGTGGTAAATACCGCTTCCACCTAAAGGCCAGCAACGGCGAGATCATTGCTGTTTCCGCCGGCTATAAAGAAAAGGGCAGCTGCCTGAAGGGCATCGAATCGGTCCGGCGCAACGCTCCCGAGGCCGAAGTCATTGTTGAAGAAGCCTGA